From Microcystis aeruginosa NIES-2549, a single genomic window includes:
- a CDS encoding Fur family transcriptional regulator has protein sequence MKSQRTRSQERIIHLLKTLNRAVSAQELFVELRQRDQNMGLATVYRALESLKLQGAVQVRTLATGESLYSSVQQDQHHLTCIHCGRSIVFNECPVHELEEKLEKSHQFKVYYHTLEFFGLCDRCQPG, from the coding sequence ATGAAATCCCAACGCACCCGATCGCAAGAGCGCATTATCCACTTACTCAAAACCTTAAATCGGGCAGTATCCGCTCAAGAATTGTTTGTGGAACTCCGTCAGCGTGACCAAAATATGGGGTTAGCCACTGTTTACCGCGCCCTAGAATCCCTAAAGCTACAGGGTGCGGTGCAGGTGAGAACCCTAGCCACAGGAGAATCCCTCTACAGTTCCGTTCAGCAGGACCAACACCATCTTACCTGTATTCATTGCGGCCGGTCTATCGTCTTTAATGAGTGTCCCGTTCATGAATTGGAAGAAAAACTCGAAAAATCCCACCAATTCAAGGTTTATTACCATACTCTCGAATTTTTTGGACTTTGCGATCGCTGTCAACCCGGTTAA
- the purQ gene encoding phosphoribosylformylglycinamidine synthase subunit PurQ has translation MKFGIIVFPGSNCDRDVATVTEGIFQQPTRYVWHQETDLGDVDVIVVPGGFSYGDYLRCGAIARFSPAMKTVREEAEKGKLVLGICNGFQVLTEIGLLPGALIRNRDLHFICDRVPVKVENNQSVWTRGYQPQQVLNLPIAHGEGRYYAAEDTLKSLEDNGQILFRYCTPTGEVNESGNPNGSLNNIAGITNKAGNVLGMMPHPERAADPLLNLTDGSLLFRELINC, from the coding sequence ATGAAGTTTGGGATTATTGTTTTCCCCGGATCGAATTGCGATCGAGATGTGGCAACGGTGACGGAGGGGATTTTTCAGCAACCTACCCGCTATGTTTGGCATCAAGAGACGGATCTAGGGGATGTGGATGTGATTGTGGTGCCGGGGGGATTTAGTTACGGCGATTATTTGCGCTGTGGTGCGATCGCTCGATTTTCACCAGCAATGAAAACTGTCCGAGAAGAAGCCGAAAAAGGTAAATTAGTTTTAGGCATCTGTAACGGTTTTCAGGTATTAACGGAAATTGGACTGCTACCCGGTGCGTTAATTCGCAATCGGGATTTACATTTTATCTGCGATCGAGTGCCAGTAAAAGTGGAAAATAATCAATCTGTCTGGACGCGAGGCTATCAACCACAACAGGTGCTTAATTTGCCCATTGCTCACGGGGAAGGGCGTTATTATGCCGCAGAAGATACGTTAAAATCTCTGGAGGATAACGGTCAAATTCTCTTTCGTTACTGCACTCCCACAGGAGAGGTAAATGAGTCAGGAAATCCCAACGGATCGTTAAATAATATTGCGGGAATTACCAATAAAGCAGGAAATGTGCTAGGAATGATGCCTCATCCCGAACGGGCCGCCGATCCGCTGCTCAATTTGACCGATGGTAGTCTATTATTTCGGGAGTTGATCAATTGTTGA
- the purS gene encoding phosphoribosylformylglycinamidine synthase subunit PurS codes for MPKNYQCFIYVTLRPSVLDPAGTAVESGLKQLGYDTVAGVRIGKYIELTVAAEDETSARAQLDQMCDQLLANPVIENYRFDLHCQ; via the coding sequence ATGCCAAAAAATTATCAGTGCTTTATTTATGTTACCCTGCGCCCTTCGGTTCTCGATCCGGCGGGTACGGCGGTAGAGTCGGGATTAAAGCAATTAGGTTATGATACTGTAGCCGGGGTGCGAATTGGTAAGTATATTGAGCTTACCGTGGCAGCAGAGGATGAAACCAGCGCCCGCGCACAATTGGATCAAATGTGCGATCAACTATTGGCTAATCCTGTAATTGAAAATTATCGCTTTGATTTGCATTGTCAGTAG